The following nucleotide sequence is from Pedobacter sp. PACM 27299.
TAACATCAATAGCTACCAGGAAAATGTGAAAACCACCTTGTTAACTGGCAGCATTGGCGCTACTGCTGGGAAGGAATCACTGCTGCTTAAACCTGGACAGCAGGCTACATTTTATCCATTGAAAAACAACTTTGCAGTCAAAACTGTCAATGCAGTGGAAGATGCACTTTGGCGTACCGGAACGATCAATTTCGATAATACCAGCCTCAAAGAGATTGCGGAGGTCATTGAACGACAATACGGGTATAAATTTCATTTCCAATCGGCTAGTCAGCAAGACCTGCGCTTTACCACAAAACTCAAACTTAGTGATGGACTTCCAACGCTACTGAACAACCTTTCTAAAGTTTCCGGCCTAACATTTAAGCTCCGCAACAAAACCGTTTTCCTGAATAATTAATCATTTATAATGTCAAAAATTTACCCTTTAATTTTAGTGTGCCTGTTGCTTTCCTATAGTTTGGCAGCTCAGAATCTGAGCCGTTCCCTGCCCTTAGTCAGCATTAACGCTAAAGAAATCAGCTTAACCGAGCTGATCAGTCAGGTCAAAGCACAAACCGGCCTTAACGTCGTATACAACAACAGTCTACTGGATCAGCAAAAGAAAATCAGCCTTAAACTCCACAAACTTCCAGTGGAGGAGGTGATGAAAAGAGCGCTGCTATTTACCAACCTATCTTTCTCTATTGAAAACAATACCCTTTACATCATTCCCGGAAAGCACAATGGTAGCAATAAACTAGGTTATTTTAACAACATTCAAACGGTAACTGGTACTTTATACGACACCGAAGGCAAGCCACTTCCCTCAGGAAGGGTAACGTCTATGGAATTTAACCAGTCGGTATTTACCAATCCTGATGGAACCTTTAAAATCAGCATAGAGAAAAAACAATGGGCCGGTGTGACGCTTCAGTTTTCTTACATCGGGAAACAAAGTAAAACCATGCTGATACAGCCAGACAGCAGCTATCAAAACCTGAAAATTACACTGTCGGAGAATTCATTATACCTTTCTGAAGTGGAAGTAAATGCCAATCGGGCGATGACTGGAAATTCCAATTCCTCCATATTCTTCAACAGAGAAGCAATAGAACTGACCCAGGCCTTATCACTTTCTGACGTGCTAAACCTGTTGCCTGGCAAATCTGTAAATGCCCCGAATCTGACCAATCCAAACATTTTAACGCTGCGATCAGTGGCTGGAGATAGCTGGGCAAATAATGTATTCAGTAGGAATAATGCATTCGGGATTACTTACGTGATGGACGGCGTGCAGATGAGCAATGATGCCAATATGCAGAGCTTAAACCCGGGAGCAAACGGATTTAATAGCCCTTATATACAAGGTGAATACGGCTTAGGACTAAATAATCGGAATACGACTACCGGTGATAACGCCTATTCAGGAATCGATATGCGACAGATTGCAGTTGACAATATTGAAAGTATAGAAGTGGTGTCTGGCGTGGCCTCCGCAAAATACGGTGATTATACCGATGGAGCCATCATCATCAACCGTCAGGCAGGAAAATCTCCTTTATCCGCCAGGTTATCTTTAAGAAATGGAACAACCCAATATAGCCTGAGCAAAGGTTTCCTATTGGATAAAAATCAAGGTGGATTAAACGTGGATTTTAATTACCTGAGGGTTAATAACGACCCGAGAGATAACCTGAAAGCTTATAACCGCGTAAGCGGTCGAATCATGCATACCCTTAATTTTGGGAAGCAAAAGCAATACCGCAACACAGTGTCTATTGGTGGTTCAGCCAATCTGGATGGAACTAAGCTCGATATTGACGACCGTGCAGAGCGTAAAGCGATTTTTGAATATACCAATTTCAATTTCACGAACAGGCTTTCCTATACTTTCAAGGAGTCTTCTTTTTTCAAGAAAGCGGAATGGAGTGCCGGTTTAACTGCTGGACGCCAGTATTCTTCGATGCAGTATAAGGTGGCTGGGGAGTCATTCCCTTATGTGAGCGGTTCCAATGAAGGTTTAAATGTGGGTGATTATGCCAATGGCTATTACCTTGGGAAAACCATCGTAGAAGGTAAGCCAGTGACGGCAAATACCAATTTCAACCTTTCTGCGAATTACCGTACCGGAAAAATACCACACCAGCTGAACGTTGGTGGAAACATTTATTACTCCGCAAACTTTGGCCGCGGACAAATCATAGATCCTGAACAGCCCTTGTTTTCTACCGGTAATGAACGGTCTTACAATTACAATGAGCTGAAAGGAATCCTCAATTACGGTGTTTATATCGAGGATAATTTTATCGTTCCTTTATTCAATAGAGATTTGAATTTCCGGACGGGTGTCAGGATAGATCAGCAGGGTGGCGCAGTGAATCTCTCACCTAGGATCAATACCAATTACCGCGTAAATGATAAAATGACTTTTGGTGCTTCTTATGGGATGGCCACCAAAGCCGCAGGATTAGCGCACCGTTATCCGGGACCTGTTTATTCCAATACCCCACTGATCAGAGCCAATAACGAAGACCCGGACAAACGTCTGTACCTGGTTTACACCAATATCATCAGACCGGACAACAACGACCTGAAGCCGCAGAAATCTAAAACATTTGAGCTTTCCTTCAATTATAATGAAGGCAGGACAAACTTTTCCGTATCCTATTACCATAAGAAAACATCCGATGGTTTCTCCACTAAAAGTATGATTAAGGAATTGAGCATCCCGAATTACACCTATTACATCGACGAGAATGGTAAAGCAGCCTATAAAGCCACCGGCGGAATCAGTAAAAAGCCAGTGAGCTACTCACAGATC
It contains:
- a CDS encoding TonB-dependent receptor, which encodes MSKIYPLILVCLLLSYSLAAQNLSRSLPLVSINAKEISLTELISQVKAQTGLNVVYNNSLLDQQKKISLKLHKLPVEEVMKRALLFTNLSFSIENNTLYIIPGKHNGSNKLGYFNNIQTVTGTLYDTEGKPLPSGRVTSMEFNQSVFTNPDGTFKISIEKKQWAGVTLQFSYIGKQSKTMLIQPDSSYQNLKITLSENSLYLSEVEVNANRAMTGNSNSSIFFNREAIELTQALSLSDVLNLLPGKSVNAPNLTNPNILTLRSVAGDSWANNVFSRNNAFGITYVMDGVQMSNDANMQSLNPGANGFNSPYIQGEYGLGLNNRNTTTGDNAYSGIDMRQIAVDNIESIEVVSGVASAKYGDYTDGAIIINRQAGKSPLSARLSLRNGTTQYSLSKGFLLDKNQGGLNVDFNYLRVNNDPRDNLKAYNRVSGRIMHTLNFGKQKQYRNTVSIGGSANLDGTKLDIDDRAERKAIFEYTNFNFTNRLSYTFKESSFFKKAEWSAGLTAGRQYSSMQYKVAGESFPYVSGSNEGLNVGDYANGYYLGKTIVEGKPVTANTNFNLSANYRTGKIPHQLNVGGNIYYSANFGRGQIIDPEQPLFSTGNERSYNYNELKGILNYGVYIEDNFIVPLFNRDLNFRTGVRIDQQGGAVNLSPRINTNYRVNDKMTFGASYGMATKAAGLAHRYPGPVYSNTPLIRANNEDPDKRLYLVYTNIIRPDNNDLKPQKSKTFELSFNYNEGRTNFSVSYYHKKTSDGFSTKSMIKELSIPNYTYYIDENGKAAYKATGGISKKPVSYSQIINSQNTSNNGIEFMLSTPKIRTIATSFNISAGYTNSYFYDTAPQMNILNLASTDFNQEAVFAVFPPENRRNIQWRTSLSSSTHIPALGLMVNLIGDLPVKTKSIYYKRSADPIGYYDALFNYHPIDNYDPENPIYGHLATLTESKYKENERHPIFYGNLHLRLSKDVAKKLRFSFNVYNMLNWRPSYIVASSENKVVLNEAPSFGAEISLKL